The genomic segment GACCAACTCTTTATACCGCGCGGCTTCGCCCATGGCTTTTGTACTCTCGAAGCAAACACCGAGGTAGCCTATAAGGTTGATAATCCTTATTCAGCCGAAGATGATAGCGGAATCTTTTGGGCAGATCCGGCATTAGCTATTGATTGGCCTGTCACACAGACAGAAGCAATCGTGTCGTCAAAGGATGCAGGTCTTCCGCTACTAAACGAGCTTATCAATCCGTTTCATGTTGAGGAAACCTTCTGATGCGGGTTTTGGTTACTGGTGGAGCGGGCTTCATCGGCTCAGCCGTCGTGCGTGAACTTGTGCTCAATCAAGAAGCCGAAGTTCTCGTGGTGGATGCACTCACTTATGCCGGTAACCTCGGAAATCTTTCGGTTGTTGCTCACAATCCACGTTATCGCTTTCTCAAAGCAAACGTTGCGGATGAAGCAGCGATACGACAGGCATTCGCCAGCTTCCGACCTAACACGGTCATGCACCTGGCGGCAGAGAGCCATGTCGACCGTTCAATTGATGGACCGCGTACCTTTATCCAAACCAACGTCGTCGGAACGGCTGCGTTATTGCAGGCTACCCTTGAATATTGGCAGCAACTAACCGCATCGCAGCAAGCGGCCTTCCGCTTCCATCATATTTCGACAGATGAGGTATTTGGCTCGCTCGGATCCGAAGGATTCTTCTGCGAGACGACTGCCTATGATCCGCGTTCACCGTATTCAGCATCAAAGGCCGCGGCCGACCATTTTGTACGGGCCTGGTGGCATACCTACGGTCTACCGACATTGGTCACTCATTGTTCGAACAACTACGGCCCATATCATTATCCCGAAAAGCTTATCCCACTCATGATTTTAAATGCTCTGGAGGGACGCGAATTACCGATCTACGGCGATGGCGGAAACATCCGCGATTGGCTGCATGTTGAGGATCATGCGCGGGCGCTCATCGCGGTCATACAGAGAGGCCAACCAGGCGAGACCTATGCGATCGGGGGTAAGGCTGAACGTACAAACCTCGACGTCGTCAAGGCCGTTTGCTCCCTCATCGACGAGTTCGCTTTCAATTCGTCCCGGGGACCCGCTGAACATTTGATCCGTTTTGTGACTGATCGCCCCGGGCATGATCGACGCTACGCCATTGATTGTTCCAAAATCGAGGCTGAACTCGGCTGGACACCGCAAGAGAGCTTTGAGAGCGGGCTTACCAAGACTGTGTGCTGGTATCTCGACAACCAAGAATGGTGGCAGCCTATCCGTAGCGGCGTCTATCGTGGTGAACGTTTGGGCGTTGCATAATGGCTGGATCCATCCTGCTGTTGGGCGCGGAAGGCCAGCTTGGTCGAGAGCTCACAGCACTCGCGCTTATACGCCACATTCCACTCGCGCCTCTCAGCCGGACCACGTGCGACATCACTGACCGACAGGCTGTCATATCGGCGATCGCAAATCATCGTCCGAATCTGATCGTGAATGCCGCC from the Beijerinckia sp. 28-YEA-48 genome contains:
- the rfbB gene encoding dTDP-glucose 4,6-dehydratase, whose product is MRVLVTGGAGFIGSAVVRELVLNQEAEVLVVDALTYAGNLGNLSVVAHNPRYRFLKANVADEAAIRQAFASFRPNTVMHLAAESHVDRSIDGPRTFIQTNVVGTAALLQATLEYWQQLTASQQAAFRFHHISTDEVFGSLGSEGFFCETTAYDPRSPYSASKAAADHFVRAWWHTYGLPTLVTHCSNNYGPYHYPEKLIPLMILNALEGRELPIYGDGGNIRDWLHVEDHARALIAVIQRGQPGETYAIGGKAERTNLDVVKAVCSLIDEFAFNSSRGPAEHLIRFVTDRPGHDRRYAIDCSKIEAELGWTPQESFESGLTKTVCWYLDNQEWWQPIRSGVYRGERLGVA